ACAGGGGTCATACGCGGGCGCCATCGGCATGCCGCAATTCATGCCGGGCAGCATCATGAATTATGCGATCGACGGCGACGGCAGCGGCCACATCGACCTGACCAACAATCCCCGTGACGCCATTCTGTCGGTCGCCAACTTCCTGGTGCAGCATGGCTGGGAAAGAGGCCGTCCCGTGTTCGCGCCCGTCGCGCTGCCGCCCGATGCCGGCCGGCTGGTGGACGGCGGCCTGGCACCGACTCGCACATGGCCGCAATTGCAAGCCGCCGGAGCCACCCTGAACCCGAACGGAATACCGGTCGCGGATAACGGCTGGCAACAAGGCATGCTGGGCGTCATCGACTTGCCGGAAGAGTCCGCCGGCACCGCTGAATATCGTACGGGGACGGTGAATTTCTTCGCCCTGACGCAGTACAACCACAGCTATTTCTACGCGACGTCGGTGGCGGACCTGGGCGCGGCCATCCAGGCACGGATGGCCGCCGTGGCGGCCCGGTCGGCTCAGTTGAATACGCCGGTCGACAGGTAGCGGTCGCCCCGATCGCAGACGATGAAAACGATGGTGGCGTTTTCGACGCGGGCGGCCACGCGCATCGCGCCGACCAGGGCGCCGCCTGAGGAGATCCCGGCAAAAATGCCTTCTTCGGCCGCCAGCCGGCGCGACATCTCTTCCGCGTCGGCCTGCTTGATGTTTTCGTAAGCGTCCACCCGGCCGCGGTCGAAAATGGCGGGAAGATAGGCTTCCGGCCATTTGCGTATGCCGGGGATCTGCGAGCCTTCCTCCGGTTGCGCGCCGATGACCTGGATCGCCGGATTGCGCGCCTTCAGATATGTGGACACGCCCATGATGGTGCCGGTGGTACCCATCGCGCTGACGAAATGGGTGATGCCGCCTTCGGTCTGCGTCCAGAGCTCCGGCCCGGTGCCCTCGATGTGGGCCCGCGGATTATCCGGGTTGGCGAACTGGTCCAGCACCTTGCCCTTGCCTTCGCTCTGCATCGCCGTGGCGAGATCGCGCGCGTATTCCATACCGCCCTTGTCGGCGGGGGTCAGGATCAACTCCGCCCCGTAGGCCGTCATGGCGGCGCGGCGCTCCACCGAAAGGTTGTCAGGCATGATCAGGATCATGCGGTAGCCGCGCATCGCAGCCACCATGGCCAGCGCGATGCCCGTATTGCCGCTGGTGGCCTCGATCAATGTATCGCCCGGCTTGATTTCGCCGCGCGCTTCCGCGTGGCGGATCATGGACAAGGCAGGCCGGTCCTTGACCGAGCCGGCCGGGTTGTTGCCCTCCAGCTTGGCCAGGATGATATTGCCGCGGGCGGCATTATCGGCCCCGGGGATGCGCTGCAAGCGCACCAGCGGGGTATTGCCGACTGTCTGTTCGACGGTGGGATAGGTGACGGTTTTCATGCTCCAACTATAACCCCGTGCCCGGATGGCCGACGCGAAGGCCGCGTCGGCGCCAGGGATACGCGCGGGAGCTCAGTGAGCGCCGCGTGGTGGCACGCGGGCGGGCTGCGTCGCCTTGTTGTTGCGGCCGGCTGCGCCGCTGGCCGTGGCGGCGCCGGTCGACGGGCGGATGCCGGGAGCAGCCTGGCCGGCCGTCACGCGCAGGCCGGCGGCCTCCAGCGCCTGGACGCGACGCGGCCCGATGCCGCGGACGCGGTCGGAGAGGTCTTCCATGGACTCGAAGCGCCCGCCGCGTTCGCGTTCCTTGACGATGGTTTCGGCCGTTTTCGGCCCGACACCGCGGATGGCGCGCAACTGGTCGATCGTGGCACTGTTCACATCCAGCGCCTGGGCCGGCAGGACCGCCAGCGAAAGGCCGGCGGCCAGCGCCAGCCGGCCGAACGCGCGCTGCCAGCGCGATCGCCGCGGCGCCGCCATGCGCGGCGCCGCGATACGGGCAGGCGGCGCCTGGAAGGTCGCCACGGGATTATGCAGAAAAGGGTTCATGTAGCCTCCGGACAGCGGGTGAAAGGCGTTGATGGGTGGCGTCTGGAACGCCAGGGCCATCATCGCTTGCCGCCGTCCGGGGCGGACCGCGAGTGAACGCAAAGGTCCACCCGGGAATCTACGCTTGCTTGCGCGCCCGCCAATAGCGCACGTATTCCGCCACGCCCGTCTGCACGTCGCGCATGGGCTGGTCGAAGCCGGCCGCGCGCAGGCGGCTGGTGTCCGCCTGGGTGTAGCTCTGGTAGCGCCCCTTGAGATCATCGGGGAATGGGATGTAGCGGATCAACCCCTGGCTGACGAGCTGCTCCAGGGCAAGCGCGGGCTCGCCCTGCTCTTCGCGCAGCGTGTTGACCACGGCCATCGCCACATCGTTGAACGGCTGGGCGCGTCCGGTGCCGCAATTGAAGATGCCCGAGGTCTTCGGGTTGTCCAGGAAGTGCAGGTTGACCGCGACCACGTCTTCGACCGAAATGAAGTCGCGGCTCTGGCCACCGTCGGGATACCCGTCCCACCCCGCGAACAATCGCACATGGCCCTCGGCCAGGAACTGGTTCATGTTGTGGAACGCCACGGAGGCCATGCGGCCCTTGTGCTGTTCATGCGGGCCATAGACGTTGAAGTAACGCAGGCCCACCACCTGTGCCGTCAAGCCGGACAGCCGCGTGCGCAGCACCTGGTCGAACAGCAGCTTGGAGTAGCCGTAGACGTTCAGGGGATGTTCGTTGGCCGGGTCTTCCGCGTAGACCGACGAGCCGCCATAGGTGGCCGCCGAGGACGCATACAGGAAGGGCACGCATTCCGATTGGCAGTAGTCGAACAATTCCAGCGTTACGCGGTAATTGTTGTCCATCATGTACTTGCCGTTGCGCTCGGTCGTATCGGAACATGCGCCCTGGTGGAACACGGCCTTGACGTTCGGCAAGGCGCGCCGGGTGACCAACTGGCGGAAGTAGTCCTTGTCCATGTAGTCCGCGATACGGCAATCCGCCAGGTTGACGAATTTGTCGCCATCGCTCAGGTCGTCCACCGCGATGATTTCCTGGATGCCGCGCCGGTTCAGACCGCGCACCAGGTTGCTGCCGATGAAGCCTGCCGCTCCGGTAACGACGATCATGATAGGTCTCCCAATTCCTTTGCACTGACGGTGGACGTGCCCAGCTTGCCGACCACCACGCCCCCGGCACGGTTGGCCCAGCGCATGGCCAGCGGCCACGGCATGCCGACCGCGCGCGTCACCGCCAGCGTGGCCAGGACGGTATCGCCCGCGCCCGAAACGTCGAAAACTTCGTGCGCCTGGGCATCCACGTGCTCGCTGCCCTCGTTCGTAAAAAGCGTCATGCCCTGCTCCGAGCGCGTCACCAGCAGGGCTTCCAGGGCCAGGTCGCTCCGCAGGCGCTGGGCACGCGCGGCCAGGTCTTCCTCGGACGTCCATCGCCCCACGGCCTGCTGCATTTCCGATCGGTTGGGCGTCACGAGCGTCGCGCCACGATAGGTATCGTAGTGGTCGCCTTTCGGATCCACCAGCACAGGGACGCCGGCGGCCCGGGCGCTCTGGATGAGCTGCGGCACGCGCGTCAATGCGCCCTTGGCATAGTCGGACAGGACCACCACATCGTGGCCGGCCAGGTGCCGTTCGAATTCCGCGCCCAATGCGTCCAGGGCGGAAGCACGGGGGGACTCCTCGAAATCCACGCGCAGCAACTGCTGTTGGCGCCCCAGGACGCGCATTTTCAGCGTCGTGGGATGGCCGGCGTCGGCGACCAGCGCCGGGACAATGCCGGCATCGCGCGCAAGGGCGTGTATCCGTTCGCCCGCCTCGTCCGCGCCGACCACGCCTATCAGGGTGGCTTGCCCGCCCAGGCTGACCACGTTGCGCGCGACGTTGGCAGCCCCGCCCAGGCGATCCTCGCGGCGCGCCACGCGGACAATGGGTACCGGCGCCTCCGGCGACACGCGATCGACCTCGCCGAACCAATAACGGTCCAGCATCACGTCGCCTACGACAAGGATGCGGCGACGCGAAATGTCGCCAACGGGAAATGCACTCATTCAAGTTCTTCCAAACGGCGCGGCGCATAGGTTTCCCATGCGTTGCAGCCAGGACATTGCCAATAATAACGGCGCGCCTGAAAACCGCAGGAACGGCAGGCATAGCGGTCCAGGCGCTGGGTATGCTTGTGGATCAGGCTGCGCAGCAGGGTAAGGTCGGCTCCAGGCACCGGGCTGACTTCGCCGTCCCCACCGGGAGCGGCCAGTTCGGCTTCCAGCAGGCGATCCAGGCCGAGCAGCGAGGGATGATGGCGCAGCGCGGCACGGGCAAAGGCCCAGGCCGGCGTCGCCCCCTGCAACGCGCGCAATTCGCGGAATACCACGTTGAATAGATCCAGCGACGGATACTTGGCGTACTGCTTTTGCAGCAGGTCGAGCGCCGCCTCGGCGCTGTTATTCGCCCGATAACTGTTGAGCAGGGACTCTGCCACCAGGCCCGCGTATTCCGGTTCGTCGGTCAGGACGGACTCCAGGTGCAGGCGCTCGCGCTTGGCGTCGCCCTCGAGGACGGCAAGCCGGGCACGCAGCATCGAGATCCGCACCAGCGAGCCTTTACTGGGCGTATTGCCCTCGCCCGCGATGCTGGCCGCGTGGTCGGCCGCGTCCAGGGCGGTCAGCGCGGCGTCGATGTCCGGCGGCTGCGTGGACATGGCCTGTTGCGCCAGCTCGCAGTGGTAGTGCACCAGCTGGGGCACCGGCTCATCCACCAGACCGCGCAGCGTCTTGACGGCATCGATGGCGCGCGGCCAGTCGTGTTCCGATTCGTAGATGCGTATCAGCGAGCGCAGGGCGGGCAGCGAATAACGCGTATCGCGCAGTTGCTTGAAGCCGGCCTCCGCCCGATCCAGCATGCCCGCCTTCAGGAAGTCCTGGGCCAGTTCGTGCTGGGCATGCTCGCGCTGCGCGACGGGAAGGTCCGCGCGGTTGAGCAGGCTTTGATGCACCCGGATGGCGCGCTCCATTTCGCCGCGACGCCGAAACAGGCTGCCCAGGGCGAAGTGCAGCTCCGTGGTTTCCGGATCCAGCTTGGCGACTTCGACGAAGGCGTCGATCGCGCGGTCCGGCTCTTCATTCAGCAGGAAGTTCAGGCCGCGAAAGTAGGAGTCCGGCAGGACCCGGGTTTCCGACAGCATCTGGCGGATATCGAAACGCGCCGCCAGCCAGCCCAGCGCGAACAACAGGGGGACGAAAATCAACCACCAGGGTTCAAAATCCACGGCGCTCGCTCATGCAGGGTTGGGACACGCGCGGCAGCGCGGCAATGAAAACGGTCATCGGCATCACAGGGGCGACATCGGCGCGATGGCTTCCGG
Above is a genomic segment from Bordetella genomosp. 11 containing:
- the cysM gene encoding cysteine synthase CysM, whose amino-acid sequence is MKTVTYPTVEQTVGNTPLVRLQRIPGADNAARGNIILAKLEGNNPAGSVKDRPALSMIRHAEARGEIKPGDTLIEATSGNTGIALAMVAAMRGYRMILIMPDNLSVERRAAMTAYGAELILTPADKGGMEYARDLATAMQSEGKGKVLDQFANPDNPRAHIEGTGPELWTQTEGGITHFVSAMGTTGTIMGVSTYLKARNPAIQVIGAQPEEGSQIPGIRKWPEAYLPAIFDRGRVDAYENIKQADAEEMSRRLAAEEGIFAGISSGGALVGAMRVAARVENATIVFIVCDRGDRYLSTGVFN
- a CDS encoding ComEA family DNA-binding protein, which encodes MNPFLHNPVATFQAPPARIAAPRMAAPRRSRWQRAFGRLALAAGLSLAVLPAQALDVNSATIDQLRAIRGVGPKTAETIVKERERGGRFESMEDLSDRVRGIGPRRVQALEAAGLRVTAGQAAPGIRPSTGAATASGAAGRNNKATQPARVPPRGAH
- the rfaD gene encoding ADP-glyceromanno-heptose 6-epimerase yields the protein MIVVTGAAGFIGSNLVRGLNRRGIQEIIAVDDLSDGDKFVNLADCRIADYMDKDYFRQLVTRRALPNVKAVFHQGACSDTTERNGKYMMDNNYRVTLELFDYCQSECVPFLYASSAATYGGSSVYAEDPANEHPLNVYGYSKLLFDQVLRTRLSGLTAQVVGLRYFNVYGPHEQHKGRMASVAFHNMNQFLAEGHVRLFAGWDGYPDGGQSRDFISVEDVVAVNLHFLDNPKTSGIFNCGTGRAQPFNDVAMAVVNTLREEQGEPALALEQLVSQGLIRYIPFPDDLKGRYQSYTQADTSRLRAAGFDQPMRDVQTGVAEYVRYWRARKQA
- the rfaE1 gene encoding D-glycero-beta-D-manno-heptose-7-phosphate kinase, coding for MSAFPVGDISRRRILVVGDVMLDRYWFGEVDRVSPEAPVPIVRVARREDRLGGAANVARNVVSLGGQATLIGVVGADEAGERIHALARDAGIVPALVADAGHPTTLKMRVLGRQQQLLRVDFEESPRASALDALGAEFERHLAGHDVVVLSDYAKGALTRVPQLIQSARAAGVPVLVDPKGDHYDTYRGATLVTPNRSEMQQAVGRWTSEEDLAARAQRLRSDLALEALLVTRSEQGMTLFTNEGSEHVDAQAHEVFDVSGAGDTVLATLAVTRAVGMPWPLAMRWANRAGGVVVGKLGTSTVSAKELGDLS
- the lapB gene encoding lipopolysaccharide assembly protein LapB, encoding MDFEPWWLIFVPLLFALGWLAARFDIRQMLSETRVLPDSYFRGLNFLLNEEPDRAIDAFVEVAKLDPETTELHFALGSLFRRRGEMERAIRVHQSLLNRADLPVAQREHAQHELAQDFLKAGMLDRAEAGFKQLRDTRYSLPALRSLIRIYESEHDWPRAIDAVKTLRGLVDEPVPQLVHYHCELAQQAMSTQPPDIDAALTALDAADHAASIAGEGNTPSKGSLVRISMLRARLAVLEGDAKRERLHLESVLTDEPEYAGLVAESLLNSYRANNSAEAALDLLQKQYAKYPSLDLFNVVFRELRALQGATPAWAFARAALRHHPSLLGLDRLLEAELAAPGGDGEVSPVPGADLTLLRSLIHKHTQRLDRYACRSCGFQARRYYWQCPGCNAWETYAPRRLEELE